In Deinococcus puniceus, one genomic interval encodes:
- a CDS encoding alpha-ketoacid dehydrogenase subunit beta, whose translation MTATQERPTGAGETRILTLIQAVTEAMREELARDERVVVFGEDVGARGGVFLATAGLQAEFGPRRVFDTPLSEASVVGAAVGMAVRGLRPIAEIQFADYMGPGFDQIISQAAKIRYRSGGQFTAPMIIRTPSGGGVKGGHHHSQSPESYFTHTPGLKVVMPSTPYDAKGLLKAAIRGEDPVIYFEPKRLYRAAKGEVPSHDYTVKIGEGAIRREGTDLTLVGYGGVMPDAERAAAALAAEGVSVEVIDLRSLVPWDRELVLSSVQKTGRAVLVSEAPRISNFMGEVAYVIQEQAFDSLLAPVGQVAGFDTPYPYVQDKVYLPGPNRITAACVKALNY comes from the coding sequence ATGACGGCTACCCAAGAGCGACCAACTGGGGCGGGGGAGACCCGCATCCTCACCCTTATTCAGGCCGTGACCGAAGCCATGCGCGAAGAATTGGCCCGTGACGAGCGCGTGGTGGTGTTCGGAGAAGATGTGGGCGCACGCGGCGGTGTGTTCCTCGCCACTGCCGGGTTGCAAGCCGAATTTGGCCCGCGCCGGGTGTTCGATACGCCCCTGTCGGAAGCCAGCGTGGTGGGCGCGGCAGTGGGCATGGCTGTGCGTGGCCTGCGTCCGATTGCCGAAATTCAGTTTGCCGACTACATGGGGCCGGGCTTCGACCAGATCATCAGTCAGGCGGCCAAAATCCGCTACCGTAGCGGCGGACAATTTACCGCGCCCATGATTATTCGCACGCCCAGCGGCGGCGGCGTGAAGGGCGGGCACCATCACAGCCAGAGTCCCGAAAGCTACTTCACGCACACGCCGGGGCTGAAAGTGGTGATGCCCAGCACGCCCTACGACGCCAAAGGCCTGCTGAAAGCCGCCATTCGTGGGGAAGACCCGGTGATTTATTTTGAACCCAAGCGCCTGTACCGCGCGGCCAAAGGGGAAGTGCCCAGCCACGACTACACCGTCAAAATTGGCGAGGGTGCCATTCGGCGGGAAGGCACCGATCTGACGCTGGTGGGCTACGGCGGCGTGATGCCCGACGCGGAACGGGCCGCCGCCGCGTTGGCCGCAGAGGGCGTGAGCGTGGAAGTCATCGATCTGCGGAGCCTAGTGCCTTGGGATAGGGAACTCGTCCTCAGCAGCGTGCAAAAAACGGGCCGCGCCGTGCTGGTCAGCGAGGCCCCGCGCATCAGTAACTTTATGGGCGAGGTGGCCTACGTCATTCAGGAGCAGGCCTTCGACTCGCTCTTGGCTCCGGTGGGCCAAGTCGCGGGTTTCGATACGCCTTATCCCTACGTGCAGGACAAGGTGTATCTGCCGGGGCCAAACCGCATCACGGCGGCCTGCGTGAAGGCGCTGAACTATTAG